In Thermococcus sp. M39, the following are encoded in one genomic region:
- a CDS encoding HypC/HybG/HupF family hydrogenase formation chaperone produces MCLAVPAKVLEINGNVAIVDFGGVKREARLDLLSDVKVGDYVIVHTGFAIEKLDKQTAEEILKAWEDVLKAWEE; encoded by the coding sequence ATGTGTTTGGCAGTTCCAGCTAAAGTTCTTGAAATCAACGGAAACGTTGCGATTGTTGATTTTGGAGGAGTAAAGAGAGAGGCTCGCTTAGATTTGCTCTCAGACGTTAAAGTTGGCGACTATGTTATAGTTCACACGGGTTTCGCAATAGAGAAGCTCGATAAGCAAACTGCCGAGGAAATTCTAAAGGCATGGGAAGATGTCCTAAAAGCGTGGGAGGAATGA
- the fdhF gene encoding formate dehydrogenase subunit alpha, translating to MAEKLVPVVCPWCSVGCRFYIVSVNGYPKKIEFDYEHDTRNHGKLCPKGVSSFQYLRHPDRLKKPLKRVGERGEGKFVEISWEEAIREIAQKLKEIREKYGPEALAFLGSERCSIEENYVLQKLARALGTNNLDYVCRMCQSTAVAGKGMVLGHPGLTNPFEDILKAKVIVLWGYNPAATNPVFFGQYIEKAILDNNATLIVVDPRKTKTAKYADIHLQPYPGTDLAVALAMLNVIITEELYDKDFVAERAEGLEELAKTVEKYTPEWAEKVSGVPAELIRKAAITFATAGTAALLTNEGVNQHANGTRTVMALTEMMVLCGYFGKEGVMSGAIPGAHNGMGAGLMGIEPDALPGKFPLHAEEHKKRIEEVWGFEIPEKPGITYVEMIDAILEGKLKALYVMGTNPAKSLPNLKKVEEAFKNIEFLVVQDIFLTETARYADIVLPAAAWFEKDGTAISFERRVQRSFKAADAPGEAKPDWEIIVMLAKELGLGEYFNYSDVDDILREINRTIPPLAGATPERLKKNLQGCMIPCPDESTETPRLFVQGFLTPNGKAQLIPVEYKEPGEVPDEEYPFWLTNYRLVGHFHTGTMSHRSKSLSKRWPEEYIEINENDAKRLGIKDGDLVKVETRRAALVLKARVTPHIREGVVAVPWHWNFNYLTKDVLDEYAKMPELKTAACRISKVEG from the coding sequence ATGGCAGAGAAGCTTGTGCCAGTAGTATGTCCATGGTGTTCTGTTGGTTGTAGGTTCTATATAGTAAGCGTCAATGGATATCCTAAGAAAATTGAGTTCGATTATGAGCATGATACCAGGAACCATGGCAAGCTTTGTCCAAAAGGTGTTTCCTCATTCCAGTACCTCAGACATCCAGACAGGCTTAAGAAGCCCCTCAAGAGAGTTGGCGAAAGAGGTGAAGGTAAGTTCGTCGAGATAAGCTGGGAAGAGGCAATTAGGGAAATTGCGCAGAAGCTTAAAGAAATAAGGGAGAAATACGGTCCTGAGGCTCTTGCTTTTCTCGGAAGTGAGAGGTGTTCCATAGAGGAGAACTATGTCCTCCAGAAGCTGGCTAGAGCTTTGGGAACCAACAACCTTGACTACGTTTGTAGAATGTGTCAGTCAACGGCCGTCGCCGGCAAGGGAATGGTTCTTGGGCATCCTGGCCTGACGAATCCATTCGAGGACATTCTCAAGGCCAAGGTCATTGTTCTCTGGGGATACAATCCAGCCGCAACTAATCCGGTCTTCTTCGGTCAGTACATTGAGAAGGCAATTCTCGACAATAACGCCACTCTCATTGTCGTTGACCCAAGGAAAACGAAGACCGCCAAATACGCGGACATACACCTGCAGCCGTATCCCGGAACCGACCTTGCTGTTGCCTTGGCTATGCTCAACGTCATAATCACTGAGGAGCTTTACGACAAGGACTTCGTGGCGGAGCGCGCGGAAGGTCTTGAGGAGCTCGCTAAGACCGTTGAGAAGTACACTCCAGAATGGGCCGAGAAGGTCAGCGGTGTTCCGGCTGAGCTCATAAGGAAGGCCGCAATTACCTTTGCGACTGCTGGAACTGCCGCCTTGCTGACGAACGAGGGTGTTAACCAGCATGCCAACGGAACGAGGACAGTTATGGCCCTCACCGAGATGATGGTTCTCTGCGGCTACTTCGGAAAGGAGGGCGTTATGTCTGGAGCCATACCAGGTGCCCACAACGGTATGGGTGCTGGACTCATGGGTATTGAGCCAGATGCACTGCCAGGAAAGTTCCCACTTCACGCTGAAGAGCACAAGAAGAGAATTGAGGAAGTATGGGGCTTCGAGATTCCGGAGAAGCCTGGAATAACTTACGTCGAGATGATTGACGCAATCCTTGAGGGTAAGCTCAAGGCTCTCTACGTTATGGGAACTAACCCAGCAAAGTCCCTCCCGAACCTAAAGAAGGTTGAAGAAGCGTTTAAGAACATCGAGTTCCTCGTTGTCCAAGACATCTTCCTCACTGAAACCGCGAGATACGCCGACATAGTTCTTCCAGCTGCCGCTTGGTTCGAGAAAGATGGAACTGCTATAAGCTTCGAGAGGAGGGTTCAGAGGAGCTTTAAGGCTGCTGATGCACCAGGAGAGGCCAAGCCAGACTGGGAGATTATCGTAATGCTCGCGAAGGAGCTCGGCCTTGGGGAGTACTTCAACTACTCCGACGTAGACGACATCCTGAGGGAGATAAACAGAACGATTCCACCCCTTGCTGGCGCGACACCCGAGAGGCTCAAGAAGAACCTCCAAGGCTGTATGATACCGTGTCCAGACGAGAGCACCGAAACACCGAGGCTTTTTGTCCAAGGCTTCCTGACGCCAAATGGAAAGGCTCAGCTCATCCCCGTGGAGTATAAAGAGCCTGGAGAGGTTCCTGACGAGGAATATCCCTTCTGGCTCACCAACTACAGGCTTGTTGGCCACTTCCACACTGGAACCATGAGCCACAGGAGCAAGAGCCTGAGCAAGAGGTGGCCGGAGGAGTACATTGAGATCAACGAGAACGACGCGAAGAGGCTCGGCATAAAGGACGGCGACCTCGTAAAGGTCGAGACCAGGAGGGCAGCGCTGGTTCTCAAGGCTAGGGTCACGCCGCACATTAGAGAAGGCGTTGTCGCTGTTCCATGGCACTGGAACTTCAACTACCTGACCAAGGACGTTCTCGATGAGTATGCCAAGATGCCCGAGCTGAAGACAGCCGCTTGTAGAATTTCTAAGGTTGAGGGGTGA
- the hypD gene encoding hydrogenase formation protein HypD: MEAFSVFRNKELAQKITRVIHKEAEKIGRVVKIMHVCGTHEDTVTRSGIRSLLPENVKIVSGPGCPVCITPVEDIVKMQEIMRKAYEEGEKIILTTFGDMYKIPTPRGSFSDLKSEGYDVRVVYSIYDAYKIAKKNPERLVVHFSPGFETTTAPAAGMLNAVVEEKLENFKIYSVHRLTPPAVEALVKQGTAFDGLIDPGHVSTIVGVKGWEYITREYGVPQVVAGFEPVDVLMAILMLLRMIRKGEAKIENEYTRAVKYEGNVEAQKLINKFFEVVDAKWRALGIIPKSGLELREEYKDLEIRTYYNPEVPKLPDLEKGCLCGAILRGLALPPQCPHFGKTCTPRNPVGPCMVSYEGTCHIFYKYGALF, translated from the coding sequence ATGGAAGCTTTTAGCGTTTTTAGAAACAAAGAACTTGCTCAGAAAATAACGAGGGTCATCCACAAAGAAGCTGAAAAAATTGGAAGAGTTGTTAAAATCATGCACGTCTGCGGAACTCACGAGGATACAGTAACAAGGAGTGGGATCCGCTCACTCTTACCGGAAAATGTTAAAATCGTCAGCGGTCCTGGCTGTCCCGTCTGTATAACCCCAGTTGAGGACATCGTAAAGATGCAAGAGATAATGAGGAAAGCTTATGAAGAGGGAGAAAAAATTATTCTAACAACATTTGGCGATATGTACAAGATTCCCACGCCAAGAGGGAGCTTTTCCGACTTGAAAAGTGAAGGATATGACGTCAGAGTGGTTTACTCAATTTACGATGCCTATAAGATTGCTAAGAAAAATCCTGAGCGATTAGTCGTTCACTTCTCTCCTGGCTTCGAGACCACAACAGCTCCAGCTGCGGGAATGCTCAACGCAGTTGTTGAGGAAAAGCTTGAGAACTTCAAAATTTATTCTGTTCACCGCTTAACGCCCCCAGCCGTTGAGGCACTGGTTAAGCAGGGCACAGCCTTTGATGGTCTCATTGATCCTGGTCACGTATCCACAATAGTAGGGGTTAAAGGCTGGGAGTACATAACGAGGGAATACGGGGTTCCCCAAGTTGTTGCTGGCTTTGAACCCGTTGATGTGCTGATGGCAATCTTGATGCTTCTAAGGATGATAAGAAAAGGAGAGGCAAAGATTGAGAATGAATATACAAGAGCTGTGAAATACGAGGGAAATGTTGAAGCCCAAAAGCTGATAAACAAGTTCTTTGAAGTTGTAGATGCAAAATGGAGAGCTTTAGGAATAATTCCAAAGAGTGGACTTGAGCTTAGAGAGGAGTACAAAGATTTGGAGATAAGGACTTATTACAATCCAGAAGTTCCAAAGCTCCCCGACTTAGAGAAAGGCTGCCTCTGCGGTGCAATACTTCGCGGGTTAGCGTTACCACCACAGTGTCCCCACTTTGGAAAGACATGCACTCCAAGGAATCCAGTTGGGCCGTGTATGGTTTCATATGAAGGAACGTGCCACATCTTCTACAAGTACGGAGCTTTGTTCTAG
- a CDS encoding 4Fe-4S dicluster domain-containing protein produces MGKKIFIDFRRCIACKACEVACEMEHGEARIRVFEFPDLTSVAFNCRHCEKAPCMEVCPVNALSKDEDGAVILDPLKCIGCLMCGLACPFGVPKVDEYNKIMDKCDLCAHRRAEGKLPACVSACPTEALKYGDINDVLWAREGRIIAQLKDIGDRTNVLEAYIIR; encoded by the coding sequence ATGGGCAAGAAGATATTTATCGATTTTAGGCGCTGCATCGCCTGTAAGGCTTGTGAAGTTGCTTGTGAGATGGAGCATGGAGAGGCTAGAATTAGGGTTTTTGAGTTCCCCGACTTGACCAGCGTTGCCTTCAACTGCCGCCACTGTGAAAAGGCTCCGTGTATGGAAGTCTGTCCTGTCAACGCGCTCTCCAAGGACGAGGATGGCGCAGTTATTCTCGATCCCCTCAAGTGTATCGGCTGTCTTATGTGTGGTCTTGCATGTCCATTTGGTGTTCCAAAGGTAGACGAGTACAACAAGATAATGGACAAGTGCGATCTCTGTGCTCACCGCAGAGCAGAAGGAAAGCTCCCTGCCTGTGTCTCAGCGTGCCCAACTGAGGCTCTCAAGTACGGTGACATAAACGACGTTCTCTGGGCTAGAGAAGGAAGGATAATCGCTCAGCTCAAGGACATCGGCGACAGGACTAATGTCCTCGAGGCGTACATCATTAGGTGA
- a CDS encoding hydrogenase 4 subunit D — translation MNASLFIISFLIPLLFGPFLFKLDGRKADVFMLIAVVSSFLANLAGVIEYLNVGGSYHIVYLKTSSLGEVYGIIIDPMSVLVGFVVSLAGVLFLLYAVDYMSEKNKQHPVYSDKGRFYAWMVIFVGATLAFIYSSTTLQLLIFFEIMGLACWGVVGYYKSSKAERAAYKALLVPNFGAMVGLYTAVGIGILKLHDLSLYALQNLSDDLKLLVFLGIMVAAFTKSAQFPLYSWLPDAMAAPTPASAFLHGAAMIEMGVYLLARAAQFMQPIPETAFYVMLAFVSLTLLIAILYYPLQKDAKRLLAYSTIAEAGVMYVGVLYAVLGSAYGLQAAMFQLANHAFVKGLAFLTAGTFSYAFGTLDMEKIKGLGKLAPVVGASWFLALLGLAGVPPLGLFFSKAYLFINASATTDWVGWIPLLLVLADATVFLMVSLGWIKRMVFSEPAVESAEVSPLMRFVLVVLIVLAIVAPFLSMKLVTKISFVG, via the coding sequence ATGAACGCCTCTCTCTTCATCATCTCTTTTTTGATTCCACTGCTCTTCGGTCCGTTTCTGTTCAAATTAGATGGTAGAAAGGCTGATGTCTTCATGCTTATTGCGGTTGTGTCTTCTTTCTTGGCTAACCTAGCGGGAGTTATTGAGTATTTAAATGTGGGTGGCTCTTATCACATCGTTTACCTCAAAACTTCTTCCCTCGGTGAGGTCTACGGCATTATAATTGACCCGATGAGCGTTTTGGTGGGCTTCGTTGTTAGTCTCGCGGGTGTTCTGTTCCTCCTCTACGCGGTTGACTACATGAGCGAGAAGAACAAACAGCACCCCGTTTACTCCGATAAGGGTAGGTTCTACGCTTGGATGGTCATCTTTGTTGGAGCTACGCTGGCCTTCATATACTCCTCCACGACACTCCAGCTGCTCATATTCTTCGAGATAATGGGACTCGCCTGCTGGGGTGTTGTTGGCTATTATAAGAGTTCAAAAGCCGAGAGAGCTGCATACAAGGCTCTGCTCGTGCCGAACTTCGGTGCGATGGTTGGTCTTTATACTGCTGTTGGTATTGGCATCCTCAAGCTTCATGATCTGAGCCTTTATGCTCTTCAGAACCTGAGCGACGACCTTAAGCTTCTGGTCTTCTTGGGCATAATGGTTGCTGCTTTCACTAAGAGCGCCCAGTTTCCACTCTACTCATGGCTTCCGGATGCAATGGCGGCCCCAACACCTGCTTCTGCTTTTCTCCACGGTGCGGCAATGATTGAGATGGGTGTATACCTGCTCGCCAGGGCTGCCCAGTTCATGCAGCCGATTCCAGAGACAGCTTTCTACGTCATGCTGGCCTTCGTCTCGCTGACTTTACTCATAGCGATTCTTTATTACCCACTTCAGAAGGACGCCAAGAGGCTTTTAGCTTACTCCACTATAGCAGAGGCTGGAGTGATGTATGTCGGTGTGCTCTATGCTGTGCTCGGCTCCGCCTACGGCCTTCAAGCCGCGATGTTCCAGCTGGCTAACCATGCGTTTGTTAAGGGTTTAGCTTTCCTCACTGCGGGAACCTTCAGCTACGCCTTTGGAACGCTTGACATGGAGAAGATTAAGGGTCTTGGAAAACTCGCTCCCGTCGTCGGTGCAAGCTGGTTCCTGGCCCTCCTTGGATTGGCTGGAGTCCCTCCGCTCGGCCTGTTTTTCAGCAAGGCCTACCTCTTCATCAACGCCTCAGCGACAACTGACTGGGTCGGGTGGATTCCGCTCCTCCTCGTACTGGCAGATGCGACGGTTTTCCTCATGGTGTCACTCGGATGGATTAAGAGGATGGTCTTCAGCGAGCCAGCGGTGGAGAGTGCGGAAGTGTCCCCGCTGATGCGCTTTGTCCTTGTGGTTCTAATAGTCCTCGCCATAGTTGCCCCGTTCCTAAGCATGAAGCTCGTGACCAAGATAAGCTTCGTGGGGTGA
- a CDS encoding TetR/AcrR family transcriptional regulator — MDTREKILKAARELFAEKGYDKTTVDEIVERAGVAKGTFYNYFKSKEELIKIVALQSLPYSAIREELEKEHESLTEFLHSIANAYIVYYCDPVLRSLFFYTLAVKSKIKEVEEIHKTFCTEAISKGAKKISQLANVDEKTAMVVFKAFYGALLSRLIFVEYLCTPDVDYVSEIIRLIEKSLKN; from the coding sequence ATGGATACCAGAGAGAAGATTTTAAAAGCCGCAAGAGAGCTCTTTGCTGAAAAGGGCTACGACAAAACTACTGTCGATGAAATTGTTGAGCGGGCAGGAGTTGCTAAAGGCACTTTTTACAACTACTTCAAGAGCAAAGAGGAGCTTATAAAAATTGTTGCTCTTCAGTCTTTGCCTTATTCTGCAATAAGAGAAGAGCTTGAGAAGGAACACGAGAGCCTTACGGAATTTCTACACAGTATTGCAAATGCATATATTGTATATTACTGTGATCCAGTCTTACGCTCCCTGTTCTTCTACACACTAGCCGTGAAGAGCAAGATAAAGGAAGTTGAGGAAATTCACAAGACATTCTGCACGGAGGCTATTTCCAAGGGTGCTAAAAAGATATCACAACTTGCAAATGTAGATGAAAAAACCGCTATGGTTGTTTTTAAGGCGTTCTATGGCGCTCTACTTTCAAGATTGATCTTTGTTGAGTACTTGTGCACTCCAGATGTCGATTATGTCTCGGAAATTATCAGATTGATAGAGAAAAGTTTGAAAAATTAA